In Deltaproteobacteria bacterium, a single window of DNA contains:
- a CDS encoding DUF4115 domain-containing protein, whose product MEHIALLLRQAREDRGLSLKEAAHRSRIPLSYLEMLEEQKPKSKEPSRPLPDPMYLVPHLRDYAAFLGLDPGFIVSQLTDELQKAPEINLDLTAAPQTPPLRTPASKRSRTLSASIILAAVLVTLAFIGQYSDMDERIPGLGDLQATRPADPPREAEPRPVLPAPAIPLAPPTATAPAAPESVSRAPTPPSAASPAIAQPRSENAPHLLRAQAKEATWIRVIIEGQAPSDMILQPGQSASWTSDSTFVITLGNAGGIILNLDGQELPPLGTTGQFLRNIRLPYSATENQG is encoded by the coding sequence ATGGAACACATCGCCCTGTTGTTGCGTCAAGCTAGGGAGGATCGAGGGCTATCCCTCAAAGAAGCGGCGCACAGATCGCGCATTCCGCTTTCCTATTTGGAGATGCTGGAAGAACAAAAGCCAAAGAGCAAGGAACCCTCGCGGCCGTTACCCGATCCTATGTATCTCGTTCCGCATTTGCGGGACTATGCCGCGTTTCTCGGTCTCGATCCCGGCTTTATTGTCTCGCAGCTTACCGATGAACTCCAGAAAGCTCCAGAAATTAATCTCGACCTCACCGCTGCCCCTCAGACTCCACCCCTGAGAACACCGGCATCCAAACGATCCCGGACCCTGTCGGCCTCGATTATTCTCGCGGCGGTGTTGGTCACCCTTGCGTTCATCGGGCAATACAGCGACATGGACGAGCGCATTCCCGGCTTGGGCGACCTCCAAGCGACACGGCCAGCAGACCCGCCGCGAGAGGCTGAACCTCGACCGGTCCTGCCGGCTCCGGCCATCCCGCTCGCACCTCCCACAGCTACGGCTCCTGCAGCTCCCGAATCTGTCTCTCGTGCACCCACACCACCATCGGCAGCATCGCCTGCTATTGCCCAACCACGCTCAGAGAACGCCCCTCACCTTTTGCGCGCACAGGCCAAAGAAGCCACCTGGATTCGCGTCATCATCGAAGGGCAGGCACCCAGCGATATGATCCTCCAGCCCGGTCAATCTGCATCGTGGACTTCGGATTCCACTTTCGTCATTACGCTCGGCAACGCGGGAGGAATCATCCTGAACCTCGATGGCCAAGAATTGCCCCCTCTCGGGACTACTGGCCAGTTCCTGCGCAACATCCGACTCCCTTATTCGGCAACGGAGAATCAAGGCTGA
- a CDS encoding S8 family serine peptidase produces MQQHSSSSTGAGVRVALIDSGINPRHPHVGTVAGGIAFSLAADGTLHRSEDYLDRRGHGTALAGIVRAKAPQVELYAVKIFRDPLTPNDPLTTSFAVLEAGLCWALDQGMQIVNLSLGTTNPAHRPRLQALVAQAHAAGVLLVSSAPPGQTEILPAALPGVIGVAGDEACRWHEHRYVEEDEIHFRAHPQPRPIPGLLQERNFRGHSCASAHLAAVLALYTEQCSGLSVHEAQVYLKRTATPSAAD; encoded by the coding sequence ATGCAGCAGCATTCATCGTCATCCACCGGCGCTGGCGTCCGTGTCGCGCTTATCGACAGCGGCATTAACCCGCGTCATCCCCACGTCGGGACGGTCGCTGGCGGTATCGCGTTCTCTTTGGCGGCAGACGGAACGCTGCATCGCAGCGAGGACTACCTCGATCGGCGCGGGCACGGCACGGCACTGGCTGGCATCGTGCGCGCAAAAGCGCCGCAGGTGGAACTCTATGCCGTGAAGATCTTCCGGGACCCACTCACTCCGAACGATCCCCTCACAACCTCCTTCGCGGTTTTAGAGGCAGGACTGTGTTGGGCACTCGACCAAGGCATGCAGATCGTCAACCTCAGCCTCGGCACGACCAACCCCGCCCATCGTCCGCGCCTGCAAGCGCTGGTAGCGCAGGCACACGCGGCGGGAGTGCTGCTTGTGTCTTCCGCGCCTCCTGGGCAAACAGAGATTCTTCCAGCGGCCCTGCCAGGAGTGATCGGTGTAGCCGGAGACGAAGCATGTCGGTGGCATGAGCACCGCTATGTCGAGGAGGACGAGATCCACTTTCGTGCTCACCCGCAACCGCGCCCCATCCCGGGATTGCTGCAGGAGCGCAATTTTCGCGGTCACAGTTGCGCCTCTGCGCATCTCGCCGCCGTGCTGGCGCTCTACACGGAACAATGCTCTGGCTTGAGTGTGCACGAGGCGCAGGTATACCTCAAACGGACGGCGACTCCCTCTGCTGCCGATTGA